One Carassius carassius chromosome 28, fCarCar2.1, whole genome shotgun sequence genomic window carries:
- the LOC132108509 gene encoding olfactory receptor 52K1-like codes for MENGTMPSYFYFTLFMDFVHMRYLILILTLTVYLAIILFNGIILFVVFKERSLHEPMYILISCLSVNDLCGSAGFFPRLMVDLLFDTNTISRPACFVQIFTIYTYGMSEYTILTLMAYDRYVAICNPLKYHKIMTLKLTTLYMALASLYAVLSIGLVIFFSSRLPLCGTDIARLYCSNWSVVRLSCGTSTLSNNIIGFFSTTTIVFLPALFIFYTYVRILIICQKSSTEFRGKALQTCLPHIISFVNYSISSFCDIALSRYDSDKFKIVAIIFSVECLIIPPVLNPLIYGLNLPEIRKNIACLFWRSKVGNFLE; via the coding sequence ATGGAAAATGGAACCATGCCTTcctatttttatttcactttgttCATGGACTTTGTTCACATGAGATATCTTATCCTAATATTGACACTTACAGTTTATTTAGCAATCATATTATTTAATGGCATCATTTTGTTTGTGGTCTTTAAAGAGAGATCTCTTCATGAACCAATGTACATACTGATATCTTGTTTGTCTGTCAATGATCTCTGTGGCTCAGCTGGTTTCTTCCCTAGGCTAATGGTTGATCTCCTTTTTGATACAAATACGATTTCTAGGCCAGCGTGTTTCGTTCAGATTTTTACGATTTATACTTATGGAATGTCTGAATATACCATATTAACTCTGATGGCATATGACAGATATGTTGCCATATGCAATCctttaaaatatcataaaattatgaCCTTAAAATTGACAACACTGTACATGGCACTAGCATCACTTTATGCAGTGCTTTCTATAGGTCTGGTTATTTTCTTCTCATCCAGGTTGCCTTTGTGTGGGACTGACATAGCACGACTGTACTGCTCCAACTGGTCTGTGGTCCGACTGTCTTGTGGGACTTCCACCTTGAGTAACAACATAATTGGATTTTTTTCCACAACAACAATAGTTTTTCTCCCTGCCTTATTCATCTTCTATACTTATGTCAGAATTTTGATCATTTGTCAGAAAAGCTCCACAGAATTTAGAGGCAAAGCATTACAAACATGTCTTCCTCATATTATAAGCTTTGTCAACTACTCTATATCTTCATTTTGTGATATTGCTTTAAGTCGGTATGATTCAGACAAATTTAAGATTGTGGCTATCATTTTTTCAGTGGAATGTTTGATTATCCCTCCTGTTCTAAATCCCCTTATTTATGGCTTAAATTTACCAGAAATTCGCAAAAACATTGCATGCTTGTTTTGGCGCTCAAAAGTTGGCAATTTTCTAGAATGA
- the LOC132108320 gene encoding uncharacterized protein LOC132108320, with protein MPRGSTITTCVGCKAAIGVATKTCKYCQSVQPRKQRLAKKLKKFEDRKETWLKNQNKNQTTSHVIDEASVLVEKLNILGYKAIVFIGKKTKKQKTWSAQVLQPKWQLSDQSEKCLDRMKALYELLINGCTNQQPPTGPPIQSTTSPPPPPIQSTIQPITSPPPIQPITSPPPIQPITCPPPIQPITSPPPIQPITSPPPIQPITCPPPIQPITSPPPIQPITSPPPIQPITSPPPIQPITSPPPIQSITSPPPIQSTIQSITSPPPIQSTIQSITSGCYSEYNHDRLIGT; from the exons ATGCCACGAGGGTCAACAATAACAACCTGTGTGGGCTGCAAAGCAGCTATTGGTGTGGCCACCAAGACCTGCAAATATTGCCAGTCTGTACAGCCAAGAAAGCAAAGACTGGCAAAAAAACTTAAGAAATTTGAGGACAGAAAGGAGACGTGgttaaaaaaccaaaacaaaaaccaaaccacCTCTCATGTTATTGATGAGGCATCTGTCTTG GTCGAAAAGTTAAACATATTGGGGTACAAGGCCATAGTCTTCAttggaaagaaaacaaagaagCAGAAAACCTGGTCCGCACAAGTCCTCCAGCCAAAATGGCAGCTATCAGACCAGTCTGAAAAATGCCTTGACAGGATGAAGGCTCTTTATGAACTGTTAATTAATG GTTGTACTAACCAGCAGCCCCCCACCGGTCCTCCCATCCAGTCCACCAccagtcctcctcctcctcccatccagtccaccatccagcccatcaccagtcctcctcccatccaacccatcaccagtcctcctcccatccagcccatcacctgtcctcctcccatccagcccatcaccagtcctcctcccatccaacccatcaccagtcctcctcccatccagcccatcacctgtcctcctcccatccagcccatcaccagtcctcctcccatccagcccatcaccagtcctcctcccatccagcccatcaccagtcctcctcccatccaacccatcaccagtcctcctcccattcagtccatcaccagtcctcctcccatccagtcCACCATCCAgtccatcaccagtcctcctcccatccagtcCACCATCCAgtccatcacca GTGGTTGTTATAGCGAATACAACCACGACAGGCTGATCGGGACttga